TAACGATGACGAGCGGAAGCTGGCCGAGCGGGAGGCGATGCACAGCCTCATTAAGCAAGCACTCCGGATGGGCGCCAACGCAGTCCTCGATATGAAAATGGCTACAGACAGTTACGAGCACACAGACCCGAAGAAGTTTCTCGTCCTCCCTGCCGTTACGTTCACGGCCACGAAGGTGACATATGTGGGAACGGCCGTAAAAGTGGCTGTGATGGATTCTCCGGGAGAGGGACCAAGGAGCGCCTCATGAGTACACAGACCGTCATGAATAATGTAGAACTATGCACCGTTTAGCGCATCTCGTTGAGGATTTGATTTGACAGAGCCGACGATTATCGCTAAATTATTATGTCAGGATATTTCCGTGCGGTCCCTCTTCGCGCCCACCCCTCTGGATTGTGGCAATCCTCATACGAACGTTACCGAGGCGATAACGAGATGCTGAACAGTATGACCGGGTTCGGGCAAGGGGAGTGTGTCACCTCTTCGAGGCGATACGTATGCGAACTACAGTCGGTGAACCATCGGTATCTGGAGACCCGTGCCCGGATCCCCAAGCGGCTTAGCGCCCTGGAGTTACAGATCCTGAAGACCCTGCAGGGACGCTTCGCCAGAGGGCGGTTCGACGTAACGGTGCTTGAGGAGTTGACGGATGAGCAGTCCTGCACGCTGCGTATAAATCGTCCACTGGCCTATGCGTATCTCGATGCCGTCAAGACGCTCCAGTCGGAACTCGGCCTTACGGGAGAGGTGACGCTGGAACTGTTGCTTTCCCGATCGGATCTGTTTGATCTGGAAGGAGAGAAACCCGGAGAGGCGGATGCCGACTGGCCGGCGGTCTCGACTGCGCTTGAAGGAGCGATGAATGCTCTCGCTGAGATGCGGCGGGAGGAGGGAAAGGCGCTCGAGGCTGCCCTGCTCGGCCACCTGGACCTGGTCGAGGCGATCGTGGCGACGATTGTCGCCCGCGCGCCGGACGTGGTGCAGAACTACAAGCGTCGTCTGGAGCTTCGGCTCCAGCGCCTGCTGGAGGAGCATTCGGTTGATCCCGGGCGGCTTGAACAGGAGGTCGCAATCCTGGCTGAGCGTTCGGATATCACGGAAGAGATCACGCGGGTTACAAGCCATCTCCGACAGTTCCGGGACCTCATCCAGCAACAGGGTCCGCATGGTCGGCGGATGGAGTTTCTCTTGCAAGAGATGCAACGCGAGACGAACACTATCGGCGCCAAGGCGAACGATGCCAAGACCTCGCACGATGTCATTACATTAAAAAGTATTCTGGAACAGCTCCGGGAGCAGGTTCAGAACGTCGAGTAAGAAGGGACGAATATAGTGGCCGCAAAGCTGCTGAACGTCGGGTTCGGAAATATGGTGGCGGTTGCCAGGGTCATCGCCATTGTCGATCCCGGTTCGGCCCCAATGAAGCGATTGAAGGATGAGGCCAAGCAGGCCGGTAAGCTGGTTGATGCGACCAACGGCAGGCGTACCCGGTCCATCATCGTGACCGATAGCGACCATGTCGTACTGTCGGCCATCCAGACCGAGACGATCGCCCAGCGGTTCGAGGCCGATGCGCTGTCCGATCGACCG
Above is a window of Candidatus Methylomirabilota bacterium DNA encoding:
- a CDS encoding YicC family protein → MLNSMTGFGQGECVTSSRRYVCELQSVNHRYLETRARIPKRLSALELQILKTLQGRFARGRFDVTVLEELTDEQSCTLRINRPLAYAYLDAVKTLQSELGLTGEVTLELLLSRSDLFDLEGEKPGEADADWPAVSTALEGAMNALAEMRREEGKALEAALLGHLDLVEAIVATIVARAPDVVQNYKRRLELRLQRLLEEHSVDPGRLEQEVAILAERSDITEEITRVTSHLRQFRDLIQQQGPHGRRMEFLLQEMQRETNTIGAKANDAKTSHDVITLKSILEQLREQVQNVE
- a CDS encoding DUF370 domain-containing protein codes for the protein MAAKLLNVGFGNMVAVARVIAIVDPGSAPMKRLKDEAKQAGKLVDATNGRRTRSIIVTDSDHVVLSAIQTETIAQRFEADALSDRPDKGLRRE